A genomic stretch from Tenrec ecaudatus isolate mTenEca1 chromosome X, mTenEca1.hap1, whole genome shotgun sequence includes:
- the LOC142434388 gene encoding uncharacterized protein LOC142434388 — protein sequence MDPVDIEDVIVVFSQEEWALLDPSQKKVYRDVMVKTLENLASVGSGRLNDGEKLSIEHILATFMHSNTWSPMLREILASCGRKDQQRDQGRRLRIHKVKSVAEGDGGYPCEKPFGQLPCLDVPLRNAPQPNRFECCTCGKAFVDQTSHSQHIRCHTECTTCPCKECGESCRCLCHLSTPVTRGRSPLTCQDREKDAPCLSAHETPVTELTGVERHGCKERGKVFRVPADLTGHSRTHSAEKTLECKHCGKAFRYSSTLSKHLKSHSEERPYHCTECGKAFKRKLNLSTHLKTHSEERPYECRECGKTFKFSSILSKHLKSHSEERPYECRECGKAFKYPAVLSEHLKTHSEERPYECRECGKAFKCASALGKHLKTHSEERPYECRECGKGFRTSSHLSSHRMTHTGEKPYQCKQCGKLFRQSSSLNTHKRTHSGEKPYECKECGKAFRISSQLAYHRKIHSGEIPYQCKQCGKLFRQSSGFVLHKRTHSGEKLFECKLCGKHFVSSSALALHRRIHSGEKHFKCRECGKAFTCSFSLSAHMRTHSRDRPYLCQECGKTFTQPSTLSAHRIIHIGVRHECKECGKTFHRSFNLDRHLRIHSGEKPYKCKACGRAFVFEPALKKHILNHRDSTAFRRHNTHSGIKPFECKQCGKGFAWSSTLTIHLRTHSGEKPYECQQCGKAFISSSTLKIHLRIHSKEMPYACEDCGKVFRYSSNLRRHRKIHRKEKP from the exons GATCCAGTGGACATTGAGGATGTGATCGTGGTCTTTAGCCAGGAAGAGTGGGCTCTGCTTGATCCTTCTCAGAAGAAAGTCTACCGAGATGTTATGGTGAAAACTTTGGAAAATCTAGCCTCAGTAG GCTCTGGAAGACTTAATGATGGAGAAAAGTTATCCATTGAACATATTTTGGCAACATTCATGCACAGTAACACCTGGTCCCCCATGTTACGGGAAATCTTGGCGTCATGTGGCAGGAAAGACCAGCAGAGAGATCAGGGGAGGCGTTTGAG GATCCATAAAGTAAAGAGCGTTGCTGAAGGGGATGGAGGCTATCCTTGTGAGAAGCCCTTTGGCCAGCTTCCATGTCTTGATGTGCCACTAAGAAATGCTCCCCAACCCAATCGTTTTGAATGCTGTACTTGTGGAAAAGCGTTCGTGGATCAGACATCTCATAGTCAGCACATTCGATGTCACACTGAATGTACCACCTGTCCGTGTAAGGAATGTGGAGAATCCTGCAGGTGCCTTTGTCACTTAAGCactcctgtgactagagggaggAGCCCTCTTACATGTCAGGATCGGgagaaggatgccccttgtctctctGCCCATGAAACTCCTGTGACGGAACTCACTGGTGTGGAACGGCATGGTTGTAAAGAACGTGGAAAAGTCTTTAGGGTTCCCGCAGACCTCACCGGACACTCAAGAACTCATAGTGCAGAGAAAACTCTTGAATGTAAGCACTGTGGGAAAGCTTTCAGATATTCCTCAACCCTCAGTAAACATTTAAAATCCCACAGTGAAGAAAGGCCTTATCACTGTAcagaatgtgggaaagctttcaAACGCAAATTAAACCTCAGTACACATTTAAAAACCCACAGTGAAGAAAGGCCTTATGAATGCAGAGaatgtgggaaaactttcaaATTTTCCTCAATCCTCAGTAAACATTTAAAATCCCACAGTGAGGAAAGGCCTTATGAATGCAgagaatgtgggaaagctttcaAATATCCCGCAGTCCTCAGTGAACATTTAAAGACCCACAGTGAGgaaaggccttatgaatgtagggaatgtgggaaagctttcaAATGTGCTTCAGCCCTCGGTAAACATTTAAAAACCCACAGTGAAGAAAGGCCTTATGAATGCAGAGAATGTGGGAAAGGTTTCCGTACTTCATCACACCTATCTTCACATCGAAtgactcatactggagaaaaaccgtATCAATGTAAGCAGTGTGGGAAGCTGTTTCGTCAGTCTTCAAGTCTGAATACTCATAaaagaactcacagtggagagaagccttatgaatgtaaagaatgtgggaaagccttccgTATTTCATCACAGCTTGCTTATCATCGAAAAATTCACAGCGGAGAGATACCGTATCAATGTAAGCAGTGCGGGAAACTGTTTCGTCAATCTTCAGGCTTCGTTTTGCATAaaagaactcacagtggagagaaactttTTGAATGTAAACTATGTGGGAAACACTTTGTTTCTTCTTCAGCCCTAGCTCTGCATAGaagaattcacagtggggagaaacattttaaatgtagggaatgtgggaaagcttttaCCTGTTCCTTTAGTCTCTCTGCACACATGCGAACTCACAGTAGAGACAGGCCGTATCTGTGTCAGGAATGTGGTAAAACCTTCACACAGCCCTCAACTCTCAGTGCACATAGAATAATTCATATTGGAGTTCGACATGAATGTAAAGAGTGTGGGAAAACCTTTCATCGATCTTTCAACCTTGACAGACATTTGCGGATTCACAGTGGGGAGAAGCCTTACAAATGCAAGGCATGTGGGAGGGCCTTTGTTTTTGAGCCTGCCCTGAAGAAACATATATTAAACCATAGGGATTCCACTGCTTTCAGGAGGCACAATACTCACAGTGGAATAAAGCCTTTTGAGTGTAaacaatgtggcaaaggctttgctTGGTCTTCAACTCTCACTATCCATCTAAGAACCCATAGTGGGGAGAAGCCTTATGAATGTCAACAGTGTGGGAAAGCGTTCATTTCTTCCTCTACGCTAAAGATCCATCTGAGAATTCACAGCAAGGAAATGCCTTATGCATGTGAAGACTGTGGCAAAGTCTTCAGGTACTCCTCTAACCTCAGAAGACACAGGAAAATTCACAGGAAGGAGAAGCCCTAA